CTGCTGCCCCTCCAGCGGCCGCGCCAACCCCCGCGCCGCCCCCGCCACCCACGTTGACGGACATTCGGCAGGTGCAAATCCAGATTTGGATCAGCCAGACGGACGAGGCTGGGCTGCGTGAAATTGGCTCGAACTTGAACTACACGCGGTTTGTTCGCGGCGAAGAACAAAGCGGATCGCTGGAACGTGTTAGAACGGAGACGTTCAGTCCGTCTTCTCGCGACCTGCGCGCGACGCTTCCCGCGCCAGACAGCAACACCTATCCCGATAATGTCAGGCTTACACCTGAGTCGGATACCGCGTGGACCCCCGGGAACACAATCATCCCCGACCCAACCCGCCCCGGCGAATTCCTTATCAATGCGCAGCGCGGCGCCGGGCTGACATACTCGATCCTCGACACGGGCCGCGGTACCATTGATGGAATCTTGCGGGGAATCGAGACGACTTCGGACTCCGATCTGATATCGAAACCGGAACTGATTGTGGCCAATAACGGCATGGCGGAAATCCGCTCCGGCGACGAAATCCCGTTTCAGACGGTCCAGTACACGACGGCGGTCCCAACACTCAAGATTACGTGGCGCAGCCTCGGCGTCAACATCCAAATACAGGCTTCGATACGCGCGCCGGACTTGATTGGAATCACGATTCCCAATCTCGACGTGAGCGATCGCTTGAAGGAAACGCCTATCCAAGGCTTGCAGGTGCCGGTTTTCTCGGCGCGGCGCCAGATCGGTTCGGTAATCGTTCCAAACGCGCAGACGCTGGTTATCGGCGGATTATCGAGCCGCGTCATCCGCAGGACGGAGCGGCGGGTCCCGTTTATCGGGGGTCTGCCCGTGATCGGTTTGCCGTTCCGCTCCCGATCGAACGACGCCGTTAACAGTCAGTTGCTCATCTTCATTTCGCCTACCATCATCGATCTTCGTACAATGAAACCGGAGATGGAAAGCGCACTCAACTTCTGGCAAGGGAAAGAATGGGAGAACAGCGAGCAACTGCAGCAGGAAGTGCAACTAATGAACGAGGACTTGTAGAAAGCTCCTCGTACGTGCGCGAATTTCTCCGGCAGTATCTCGTACCCGCATTGTGCGGCGCCGCGCTTGCACTCGCTTTTCCGACCTACCACATCTATCCTCTCGCGTGGGTAGCGCTGGCGCCGCTCGTCAGGCGAACACACTCGATGACGCCGCGCGCTGCCGGCATGCAGTTCTTCGTCGCGGGATTCGTCTTCCACCTCGTCTTGCTTCAATGGCTGATGAGCAATGTCTACTGGGCGGGTGGCTGGGCATGGTGGGGTTACGTCGCGCTCTCGTTTATTCTCGCCATGTTCTGGTTCGTAACGGGCGCGGCGTGGCGATTTATGGCTTCGAAACTAACTTGGGTCCCGCGCGAACTGTTACTCCCGATCGTGTGGGGCGCAATGGAATTCGTGATGTCGTTCGCGTTCACCGGGTTCGGTTGGAGCGCTATCGCGTACTCGCAGGCAAGTGACTTGTGGTTGGCGCAATGGGCGGCGATCGGCGGGGTCCCGCTCGTGAGCGCATTTGTCGTTACGTTTAACGCGCTACTCGCCGAGGCGTGGGCCGAGAAGCGGGCGCGCATCCTCCGTGCCGGCACTGCAGTCGTGATGCTTTTCATCACACACGGCATCGGCGCGATGATGATGGGCACACCGAACTACGAAAGCCAGCCGCTCAAAGCGGCCATCGTGCAGGCTGACTTCCCGCTCGAAATGAAATGGGACCCCGAGTACGCCGTTGACATGGTCCGCAACGCCGCCGACAAATCGCGCGTACTGACGAACGGCGAAAATATCGACCTCATCGTGTGGCCCGAAGCGTTGATCATGGAGGACATCGAAACGCCGGGAATCATCGACGAAGTGTCAACGCTCGCGCGTGACTCCGGCGCGTATCTGTTCGCCGGCGCGCACCGCACGAACCCGGAAACGGACGGCAGCATGAACGCAGCATACCTCGTCGATCCCGATGGCGTGGTCGCGGATTATTACGACAAAATTCATCTTGCGCCGTTTGGAGAATATGTCCCGTTGAGAGAGTTCGTGCCCTTCATCGGCAAGGTCGTGCCGGCGATTGGCGATATCGAGCACGGTACGACGTTGAAGACCTTTGAGACCAAAGGGCGCGAGCTGGGCCCGTTGATTTGCTTTGAGGTCTTGTTCCCTTGGATGTCGGAAGCGCTGCGCAACGAGGGCGCAGACTATCTGGTAGTTGTCACAAACCTGGGATGGTTTGGGAGAAGCAATGCAATAGCGCAGGAACTCGAGGTGGCGCGCATGCGCGCAATCGAGACACGCCTGCCGCTAGTCCATTGCGCGAACACCGGCATCTCAGGCGTTTTCGATCCGTGGGGACGGTTCTCCGTCGTCAACGTGTACTTCCGCGATGCGACCCATTGGTTTGACGCGGAGATTGCGAGCAACAGTGACGTAATCATGTCACGGTTCGGCGGTGTATTCCCCGTGGCCGCGCCTGTCGATAGGCCCATGGGCAGCGGACCGAGCGTAGTCCCAAACGTCTTTCTGGCACTTGCGCTTACGCTCACTGCGCTGTCATGTGCACTTGCATGGATTCACAAACGCCGCCATCGACAAGACTGATGCTTGAACTCCGCGCGCTGGCGCTATTGCCGTTGGCCGCCTGAAAGAATCAGCGTCTGCCCAGTGACCCACCCGGAATCGTCCGACGCAAAGAACACGGCGGCCTTGGCGATGTCCTCGGGTTGCCCAATTCTACCCAGCGGGGTTGTTGCTTCGATCTGCTTGCGAAAATCGCTTTCGGCAAACCCGACAGCGTGCAGCCCCTCGGTTTCGACCATTCCAGGATTGATCGAATTGATTCGTATTCGTTTTGGGCCGAGTTCCTGCGAAAGCGAGACCGTAATGGCGTCAACAGCGGCCTTCGTCGCGCTGTAAACCGACCCCGTCGGCACGGGCATTTGCCCGACAATCGAACTGATGTTGATAATCGAACCGCCATTCCCGTCGATATGCTTCACGGCCTCCTGCGTAGTAAGGATCAGGCCGAGCACATTCAGGTTGAACTGTTTGTGGAAATGCTCCGGCGTCACTGCTTCCAGCGGAAGAAACTCGAAGATACCCGCGTTGTTCACCAGTATGTCGAGTTTGCCGTAGGCGGACTTCGCCGCCGCGAACAAGCGGGTGATGTCCTCCGGCGTCGAGACATCGGCCTGAACGGCGATGGCCTTCCCTCCCTTATCGGTAATGCGCTTTACAACGGCATCCGCCG
The sequence above is a segment of the Candidatus Hydrogenedentota bacterium genome. Coding sequences within it:
- a CDS encoding type II and III secretion system protein is translated as AAPPAAAPTPAPPPPPTLTDIRQVQIQIWISQTDEAGLREIGSNLNYTRFVRGEEQSGSLERVRTETFSPSSRDLRATLPAPDSNTYPDNVRLTPESDTAWTPGNTIIPDPTRPGEFLINAQRGAGLTYSILDTGRGTIDGILRGIETTSDSDLISKPELIVANNGMAEIRSGDEIPFQTVQYTTAVPTLKITWRSLGVNIQIQASIRAPDLIGITIPNLDVSDRLKETPIQGLQVPVFSARRQIGSVIVPNAQTLVIGGLSSRVIRRTERRVPFIGGLPVIGLPFRSRSNDAVNSQLLIFISPTIIDLRTMKPEMESALNFWQGKEWENSEQLQQEVQLMNEDL
- the lnt gene encoding apolipoprotein N-acyltransferase; the encoded protein is MREFLRQYLVPALCGAALALAFPTYHIYPLAWVALAPLVRRTHSMTPRAAGMQFFVAGFVFHLVLLQWLMSNVYWAGGWAWWGYVALSFILAMFWFVTGAAWRFMASKLTWVPRELLLPIVWGAMEFVMSFAFTGFGWSAIAYSQASDLWLAQWAAIGGVPLVSAFVVTFNALLAEAWAEKRARILRAGTAVVMLFITHGIGAMMMGTPNYESQPLKAAIVQADFPLEMKWDPEYAVDMVRNAADKSRVLTNGENIDLIVWPEALIMEDIETPGIIDEVSTLARDSGAYLFAGAHRTNPETDGSMNAAYLVDPDGVVADYYDKIHLAPFGEYVPLREFVPFIGKVVPAIGDIEHGTTLKTFETKGRELGPLICFEVLFPWMSEALRNEGADYLVVVTNLGWFGRSNAIAQELEVARMRAIETRLPLVHCANTGISGVFDPWGRFSVVNVYFRDATHWFDAEIASNSDVIMSRFGGVFPVAAPVDRPMGSGPSVVPNVFLALALTLTALSCALAWIHKRRHRQD
- a CDS encoding glucose 1-dehydrogenase translates to MGKLAGKVAVVTGASKGIGASIAEHLAAEGASVVVNYASSKSAADAVVKRITDKGGKAIAVQADVSTPEDITRLFAAAKSAYGKLDILVNNAGIFEFLPLEAVTPEHFHKQFNLNVLGLILTTQEAVKHIDGNGGSIINISSIVGQMPVPTGSVYSATKAAVDAITVSLSQELGPKRIRINSINPGMVETEGLHAVGFAESDFRKQIEATTPLGRIGQPEDIAKAAVFFASDDSGWVTGQTLILSGGQRQ